A region of Subdoligranulum variabile DNA encodes the following proteins:
- a CDS encoding LytR/AlgR family response regulator transcription factor: MIHIAIVEDDPEVREQLVGYVRRYERQFGRMFELTTFADGDEIVSDYRAVYDIILLDVQMRRMDGMAAAEAIRKVDKDVILIFITNMAQFAIRGYAVDALDYVLKPVPYFAFSQQLQKAVERLRRRQKTFLTVPVEGGLRRLDVESLYYLESEGHYVHFYTEDGELVAPGSLKSYEEKLADKPFVRCNSGYLVNLAQVRAVQQNTVQVGPYELQISRPKKKAFLEALTDYIGGSLK; the protein is encoded by the coding sequence ATGATCCATATTGCCATTGTGGAGGACGATCCCGAAGTGCGGGAACAGCTGGTGGGGTATGTGCGCCGGTATGAGCGGCAGTTCGGCAGGATGTTCGAGCTGACCACCTTTGCCGACGGGGACGAGATCGTGTCGGACTACCGGGCGGTGTACGACATCATCCTGCTGGATGTGCAGATGCGCCGGATGGACGGCATGGCGGCGGCGGAGGCCATCCGCAAGGTGGACAAGGACGTGATCCTCATCTTCATTACGAATATGGCCCAGTTTGCCATCCGGGGCTACGCGGTGGACGCGCTGGACTATGTGCTCAAGCCGGTGCCCTACTTTGCCTTCTCCCAGCAGCTGCAGAAGGCGGTGGAGCGGCTGCGCCGGCGGCAGAAGACCTTCCTCACGGTGCCGGTGGAGGGCGGTCTGCGCCGCCTGGATGTGGAGAGTCTCTATTACCTGGAGAGCGAGGGTCACTACGTGCACTTTTACACCGAGGACGGGGAGCTGGTGGCGCCGGGCAGTCTGAAAAGCTACGAGGAAAAGCTGGCCGACAAGCCCTTTGTGCGCTGCAACAGCGGGTATCTGGTGAATCTGGCCCAGGTGCGGGCGGTACAGCAGAACACCGTCCAGGTGGGACCCTACGAGCTGCAGATCAGCCGTCCCAAGAAGAAGGCCTTTCTGGAGGCCCTCACCGATTATATAGGAGGCAGTTTGAAATGA
- the selD gene encoding selenide, water dikinase SelD yields the protein MEQEQNVKLTKLAHCAGCGAKVGAGVLAQLLGDIRTHHDPNLLVGFDKSDDASVYKVSDELALVQTVDFFPPIADDPYLFGQIAATNALSDVYAMGGEPKLALNLLCIPESMPKSAVHDLLRGGYDKVYEAGAIITGGHSILDEEPKYGLAVTGFVHPDRVLTNAGARPGDVLLFTKPLGIGVLTTAAKADLCPPEVLQQAYTLMTTLNKTARDCMVRYEVHACTDVTGFGFLGHAYEMAQGSGVALEIDTSAVDILPAALEFAKMGLLPEGMYRNRHYAEGAVDPGDVPLAVQDVLYDPQTAGGLLMAVAPGDADALFRDLQGAVPSAQRVGVVLPEAEGGKRITLR from the coding sequence ATGGAACAGGAGCAGAATGTAAAACTGACCAAACTCGCCCACTGTGCGGGCTGCGGCGCCAAGGTGGGCGCCGGGGTGCTGGCCCAGCTGCTGGGGGATATCCGCACCCATCACGACCCCAACCTGCTGGTGGGGTTCGACAAATCCGACGACGCCTCGGTATACAAAGTATCCGACGAACTGGCCCTGGTGCAGACGGTGGACTTTTTCCCGCCCATCGCCGATGACCCCTATCTCTTCGGCCAGATCGCGGCCACCAACGCTCTCTCCGACGTCTACGCCATGGGCGGCGAGCCCAAGCTGGCGCTGAATCTTCTCTGCATTCCCGAATCCATGCCCAAAAGTGCCGTCCACGACCTGTTGCGGGGCGGCTACGACAAGGTCTACGAGGCGGGGGCCATCATCACCGGCGGGCACAGCATCCTGGACGAGGAACCGAAGTACGGGCTGGCCGTCACCGGGTTTGTGCACCCCGACCGGGTGCTGACCAACGCCGGAGCCCGTCCCGGGGATGTGCTGCTCTTTACCAAGCCCCTGGGCATCGGGGTGCTGACTACCGCGGCGAAAGCCGACCTCTGCCCGCCGGAGGTATTGCAGCAGGCCTACACCCTGATGACTACGTTAAATAAAACCGCCCGGGACTGCATGGTGCGCTACGAAGTCCACGCCTGCACCGACGTGACGGGCTTCGGCTTCCTGGGCCATGCCTACGAGATGGCCCAGGGCAGCGGCGTGGCGCTGGAAATTGACACAAGCGCAGTGGACATCCTGCCCGCAGCGCTGGAATTTGCCAAGATGGGCCTTTTACCCGAGGGAATGTACCGCAACCGGCACTATGCCGAGGGCGCGGTGGATCCCGGGGACGTTCCCCTGGCCGTGCAGGACGTGCTCTACGATCCCCAGACGGCGGGCGGCCTGCTCATGGCCGTGGCGCCCGGGGATGCCGACGCCCTCTTCCGGGATTTGCAGGGGGCGGTGCCCAGCGCCCAGCGGGTGGGCGTGGTGCTGCCCGAAGCCGAGGGCGGCAAACGCATCACTCTGCGGTAA
- a CDS encoding aminotransferase class V-fold PLP-dependent enzyme codes for MPAIYLDQAATSFPKPPCVAAAMAAYITHVGANVNRGVYGAAQQAELVTLRLRRRLCELFAFADPTHAVLTPGNTWGLNLVLGGALHPGDHCIVSGMEHNAVMRPLQRLAKQGVTFDRIPCDGEGFLDLSALETLFRPHTKLVVLAHASNVSGTLQDAAAVGRICAAHGVPFCLDAAQTAGHLPLSFQELGLAALSVPAHKGLMGPQGLGALLLAPDFARALAPYVTGGTGSASDSEDQPAYMPDKFEPGTQNLPGIYGWEAALEYLQNLGVEAVRAHDLAISRRFLAGLQTIPGVVLKGPTGPEPRVGVFSLDFPGRDNAEMAWRLETEYGILTRCGLHCAPAAHKTLGTFPRGTVRFSTGWFTTEADIDAALAAIRALTAE; via the coding sequence ATGCCCGCCATCTATCTCGATCAGGCCGCTACTTCCTTTCCCAAACCGCCCTGCGTGGCGGCAGCCATGGCGGCGTATATCACCCATGTGGGGGCCAACGTGAACCGCGGCGTCTACGGGGCCGCCCAGCAGGCGGAACTGGTGACGCTGCGGCTGCGCCGTCGGCTGTGTGAACTCTTTGCGTTCGCCGACCCCACCCACGCGGTGCTCACCCCCGGCAATACCTGGGGGCTGAACCTGGTGCTGGGCGGGGCGCTGCACCCCGGGGACCACTGCATCGTGTCGGGCATGGAGCACAACGCCGTCATGCGGCCGCTGCAGCGGCTGGCAAAGCAGGGGGTGACCTTCGACCGCATCCCCTGCGACGGGGAAGGCTTCCTGGACCTCTCCGCCCTGGAAACGTTGTTCCGCCCCCACACAAAACTGGTGGTGCTGGCCCATGCCTCCAACGTGTCGGGCACCTTGCAGGACGCCGCGGCGGTGGGCAGGATCTGCGCCGCCCATGGGGTGCCTTTCTGCCTGGACGCCGCCCAGACGGCGGGCCATCTGCCTCTCTCTTTTCAGGAACTGGGCCTTGCTGCCCTCAGCGTGCCCGCCCACAAGGGGCTGATGGGGCCCCAGGGGCTGGGGGCACTGCTGCTGGCCCCGGACTTCGCCAGGGCCCTGGCCCCCTATGTGACGGGGGGAACCGGCAGCGCCTCGGACAGTGAGGACCAGCCCGCCTATATGCCGGACAAATTCGAGCCGGGCACCCAGAACCTCCCCGGCATTTACGGCTGGGAGGCGGCGCTGGAGTACCTCCAGAACCTCGGCGTGGAGGCGGTCCGCGCCCACGATCTGGCGATCAGCCGCCGCTTTCTGGCGGGGCTGCAAACCATCCCCGGCGTGGTGCTCAAAGGCCCCACAGGCCCGGAGCCCCGGGTGGGGGTGTTCAGTCTGGATTTCCCGGGGCGGGACAACGCCGAGATGGCCTGGCGGCTGGAAACGGAGTACGGCATCCTGACCCGGTGCGGGCTGCACTGCGCCCCCGCCGCCCACAAAACGCTGGGGACCTTTCCCCGGGGCACCGTGCGGTTCTCCACCGGCTGGTTCACCACCGAGGCCGATATCGACGCTGCCCTGGCTGCCATCCGGGCCCTTACCGCAGAGTGA
- the yedE gene encoding YedE family putative selenium transporter: protein MTKPLSIEKSWLQCSTGRARRATPQSQSSQNKEESFLKKINILVPVTGIVVGLAALVLVSLGNPGNMGFCIACFLRDISGSLGLHHAAKVQYVRPEIIGLVLGATIMALAGKEFKARAGSAPALRFILGGIVMVGALAFLGCPLRMVLRLGGGDGTALAGLAGFVCGILVGVACLKKGFSLGRAYKVKTADGFVLPGFMIALLVLLLAVPSVLLFSTEGPGASHAPWIVALIAGLAVGALAQKSRLCMAGGIRDAVMFKDFNLLSGFGAIFVVVLVGNLILGRFHPELAVQPVAHHDYIWSFLGMTAAGWGSILLGGCPLRQLILAGEGNGDSAVTVLGMIVGAALAHNFGMAGNADAMTDGVFTAGGVALPGQVGVAVCLVLLGLISYANLYKKEKKQ from the coding sequence ATGACAAAGCCCCTTTCTATAGAAAAGTCCTGGCTACAGTGTAGCACAGGCAGGGCGCGGCGCGCAACGCCGCAGTCACAAAGCAGTCAGAACAAGGAGGAATCGTTTTTGAAAAAGATCAACATTCTGGTGCCTGTCACCGGCATCGTGGTGGGCCTGGCGGCCCTGGTGCTGGTTTCCTTGGGCAACCCCGGCAACATGGGCTTCTGCATTGCCTGCTTTTTGCGGGACATCTCGGGCTCCCTGGGCCTGCATCATGCGGCCAAGGTCCAGTACGTCCGCCCCGAGATCATCGGCCTGGTGCTGGGCGCCACCATCATGGCCCTGGCGGGCAAAGAGTTCAAGGCCCGGGCCGGGTCTGCGCCCGCTTTGCGGTTTATCCTGGGCGGCATCGTCATGGTGGGGGCGCTGGCCTTCCTGGGCTGCCCGCTGCGGATGGTGCTGCGTCTGGGCGGCGGTGACGGCACGGCCCTGGCGGGCCTCGCCGGCTTCGTCTGCGGCATCCTGGTGGGGGTGGCCTGCCTGAAAAAAGGCTTCTCCCTGGGCCGGGCCTACAAGGTCAAAACCGCCGACGGTTTCGTGCTGCCCGGCTTCATGATCGCCCTGCTGGTGTTGCTGCTGGCGGTGCCGTCGGTGCTGCTCTTCTCCACCGAGGGCCCCGGCGCCAGCCACGCCCCCTGGATCGTAGCCCTCATCGCCGGGCTGGCCGTGGGCGCCCTGGCCCAGAAAAGCCGCCTGTGCATGGCGGGAGGCATCCGGGATGCCGTGATGTTCAAGGACTTCAACCTGCTCAGCGGCTTCGGGGCCATCTTTGTGGTGGTGCTCGTGGGCAACCTGATCCTCGGCCGGTTCCATCCCGAGCTGGCCGTGCAGCCGGTGGCCCACCATGATTACATCTGGAGTTTCCTCGGCATGACCGCCGCGGGCTGGGGTTCCATCCTGCTGGGCGGCTGCCCCCTGCGCCAGCTGATCCTGGCCGGCGAGGGCAACGGCGACAGCGCCGTGACGGTGCTGGGCATGATCGTGGGCGCCGCCCTGGCCCACAACTTCGGCATGGCCGGCAACGCCGACGCCATGACGGACGGCGTCTTCACAGCGGGCGGCGTAGCGCTGCCCGGTCAGGTGGGCGTGGCCGTCTGCCTGGTGCTGCTGGGACTCATTTCCTACGCCAATCTGTACAAAAAGGAGAAAAAGCAATGA
- a CDS encoding sulfurtransferase TusA family protein, with the protein MIDARGLSCPMPVVMVQKAVQNGTPATLEVLLDNPCSVENVTRFAHNSGYAVEVAPADEDEFRLTLRKQ; encoded by the coding sequence ATGATCGATGCAAGAGGACTGTCCTGCCCCATGCCGGTAGTCATGGTGCAGAAAGCGGTGCAGAACGGCACCCCCGCCACCCTGGAGGTGCTGCTGGACAACCCCTGTTCGGTGGAGAACGTCACCCGGTTTGCCCACAACAGCGGCTACGCGGTGGAAGTTGCCCCCGCCGACGAGGACGAGTTCCGCCTGACCCTGAGGAAACAATGA
- a CDS encoding DUF3343 domain-containing protein: MSEYIATFHTHLSALLTFEALRGRGMEARMMPVPRALSSSCGTCVRYTAPYACQDLLDRDWEAVYGCRGEDYTCLYTAEEP, encoded by the coding sequence ATGAGCGAATACATTGCCACCTTCCACACCCATCTGAGCGCCCTGCTGACCTTTGAGGCCCTGCGGGGCCGGGGGATGGAAGCCCGGATGATGCCGGTGCCCCGGGCGCTGAGTTCCAGCTGCGGCACCTGCGTGCGGTACACCGCCCCCTACGCCTGCCAGGATCTGCTGGACCGGGACTGGGAGGCCGTCTACGGCTGCCGGGGCGAGGACTATACCTGCCTGTACACGGCGGAGGAACCGTAA
- the yqeC gene encoding selenium cofactor biosynthesis protein YqeC, whose translation MKACIAVIGAGGKTTAVRSLAHRLSGFPVLWTTTTHIYPASPEDCRLRLANPTAAQLTAALALPGVVCAGVPAGEKWTALSPEVFAAGCRGADYLLCEADGAHRLPLKLHRPDEPVLPAETTHCLVVLGLSSLGRPVGEVVHRYALHPAWAANPAAPVGVAELCFCAEETIARCNLPKENIRLLFNQADDERHIEAGRQAAAALARQGFACRVGALPKDDAFLAPWVLGG comes from the coding sequence ATGAAAGCCTGCATTGCCGTGATCGGCGCCGGCGGAAAAACCACGGCGGTGCGCAGCCTGGCGCACCGCCTTTCGGGCTTTCCGGTGCTGTGGACCACCACCACCCATATCTATCCTGCCTCGCCGGAGGACTGCCGGCTGCGGCTGGCCAACCCCACGGCGGCACAGCTGACGGCGGCGCTGGCCCTGCCCGGGGTGGTCTGTGCCGGGGTACCCGCCGGGGAAAAATGGACCGCCCTGTCCCCTGAAGTCTTCGCGGCGGGCTGCCGGGGGGCGGACTATCTTCTCTGCGAGGCGGACGGCGCCCACCGGTTGCCTTTAAAGCTCCACCGTCCCGACGAGCCGGTACTGCCTGCCGAAACCACCCACTGTCTGGTGGTGCTGGGACTTTCCTCCCTGGGACGCCCCGTGGGGGAGGTGGTCCACCGCTACGCCCTGCACCCCGCCTGGGCTGCGAACCCGGCCGCGCCGGTGGGAGTGGCGGAACTCTGCTTCTGCGCGGAGGAAACCATCGCCCGCTGCAATCTGCCAAAAGAAAACATCCGCCTGCTCTTCAACCAGGCGGATGATGAAAGGCATATCGAGGCCGGGCGGCAGGCCGCCGCGGCCCTGGCCCGGCAGGGCTTTGCCTGCCGGGTGGGAGCTTTGCCGAAAGACGACGCTTTTCTGGCGCCCTGGGTGCTGGGCGGGTGA
- the yqeB gene encoding selenium-dependent molybdenum cofactor biosynthesis protein YqeB gives MQNKANRPWVLIRGAGDLATGTILRLHRCGFRVLALECADPSAIRRKAAFCEAVCQGSTTVEGVVCRRIEKADEAAAVSAAGEIPLLVDERCAAANILHPAAVVDAILAKRNLGTNRAMAPITVGLGPGFTAGQDVDAVVETMRGHKLGRVIRQGAAIPNTGVPGNIGGYTAERVIHAPASGPMEFVPDETGALVDIGAVVHKGQCIGRVGGVAVPATLDGVLRGIIRQGYPVTKGLKIADIDPRLEQVANCDTVSDKARAIAGGVLEALLSLAEERDIPLL, from the coding sequence ATGCAAAACAAGGCAAACCGGCCCTGGGTCCTCATCCGGGGTGCCGGGGACCTGGCCACCGGCACGATCTTGCGGCTGCACCGCTGCGGATTCCGGGTGCTGGCGCTGGAATGTGCCGACCCGTCGGCCATCCGGCGGAAAGCCGCTTTCTGTGAGGCGGTGTGCCAGGGCAGCACCACGGTGGAGGGGGTGGTCTGCCGCCGCATCGAAAAGGCTGACGAGGCCGCCGCCGTGTCCGCCGCGGGGGAGATCCCCCTGCTGGTGGACGAGCGCTGCGCCGCCGCAAACATCCTGCACCCGGCGGCGGTGGTGGACGCCATTTTGGCCAAGCGGAACCTGGGCACGAACCGGGCCATGGCGCCCATCACGGTGGGGCTGGGCCCCGGCTTCACGGCCGGGCAGGATGTGGACGCCGTGGTGGAGACCATGCGGGGCCACAAGCTGGGCCGGGTCATCCGCCAGGGGGCGGCCATCCCCAACACCGGGGTGCCGGGCAACATCGGCGGCTATACCGCGGAGCGGGTCATCCACGCCCCGGCGTCAGGGCCCATGGAGTTTGTGCCCGACGAGACCGGTGCCCTCGTGGACATCGGCGCCGTGGTGCACAAAGGCCAGTGCATCGGCCGGGTGGGCGGCGTGGCCGTGCCCGCCACATTGGACGGGGTGCTGCGGGGGATCATCCGCCAGGGCTATCCCGTCACCAAGGGCCTGAAGATCGCCGACATCGACCCGCGTCTCGAACAGGTGGCGAACTGCGACACCGTGTCCGACAAGGCCCGGGCCATCGCCGGGGGCGTGCTGGAAGCGCTGCTCTCCCTGGCGGAAGAGCGGGACATTCCGCTGCTTTGA
- a CDS encoding molybdopterin-binding protein: protein MKLIDTRDAVGQVLCHDITQIIPGVSKGPVFRKGHIVQPEDIPVLLRCGKEHLYVWEKDESMLHENEAAEILRDLCRNDHMTASEPKEGKIELSADCDGLFLADAQRIRAVNALGRMMIATRSSGFAVKKGDKLCGTRIIPLVIEKTAMEEARKAAGPEPLLQLRPFRARRFGVVTTGSEVQKGLIQDAFTPVLEQKLAEYGCTMAAHATPGDDSDAITAAIRQMADAGVELILCTGGMSVDPDDRTPLAIRQSGASIVGYGAPVLPGAMFMLGYLEDGRPVCGLPGCVMYAKRTIFDLVLPRLLADVPVTADWLAGLGVGGLCLNCPECHFPNCSFGKGL from the coding sequence ATGAAACTCATCGATACCCGGGATGCCGTGGGCCAGGTGCTCTGCCACGACATCACCCAGATCATTCCCGGCGTCTCCAAAGGGCCGGTCTTCCGCAAGGGCCACATCGTGCAGCCCGAGGACATCCCCGTGCTGCTGCGCTGCGGCAAGGAGCACCTCTACGTCTGGGAGAAGGACGAATCCATGCTCCACGAAAACGAGGCCGCCGAGATCCTGCGGGACCTGTGCCGGAACGACCACATGACCGCCTCGGAGCCCAAAGAGGGCAAGATCGAGCTTTCCGCCGACTGCGACGGGCTGTTTCTGGCCGATGCCCAGCGTATCCGGGCCGTCAACGCCCTGGGCCGCATGATGATCGCCACCCGGTCCTCGGGGTTTGCCGTAAAAAAAGGCGACAAACTCTGCGGCACCCGCATCATTCCGCTGGTCATCGAAAAGACCGCCATGGAGGAGGCCCGCAAAGCAGCCGGGCCGGAACCGCTGTTGCAGCTGCGGCCCTTCCGGGCGCGGCGCTTCGGCGTGGTGACCACGGGGAGCGAAGTGCAGAAAGGACTGATCCAGGACGCCTTCACGCCGGTGCTGGAACAAAAGCTGGCGGAATACGGCTGCACCATGGCCGCCCACGCCACCCCCGGGGATGACAGCGACGCCATCACGGCGGCCATCCGCCAGATGGCGGACGCCGGGGTGGAGCTGATCCTCTGCACCGGCGGCATGAGCGTGGACCCCGACGACCGCACCCCGCTGGCGATCCGGCAGAGTGGTGCCTCCATCGTAGGCTACGGTGCGCCGGTGCTGCCGGGGGCCATGTTCATGCTGGGGTATCTGGAGGACGGACGGCCGGTGTGCGGCCTGCCCGGCTGCGTGATGTACGCCAAACGGACGATTTTTGACCTGGTATTGCCCCGCCTGCTGGCCGACGTGCCGGTGACGGCGGACTGGCTGGCCGGGCTGGGGGTGGGCGGACTCTGCCTGAACTGCCCGGAATGTCACTTCCCGAATTGTAGTTTTGGAAAAGGTTTGTAA
- the moaC gene encoding cyclic pyranopterin monophosphate synthase MoaC gives MELTHIDAAGNAVMVDVGEKPATRRTAVAEGFITMSPDCFAAIAAGRAKKGDVLGVAQVAGIMATKHTADLIPLCHRLNLTKSAVTFDLLEDRHAIRAECTVQCVGPTGVEMEALTGVSTALLTVYDMAKALDRSMHIDGIRLLEKSGGKSGHYQAEVAP, from the coding sequence ATGGAACTGACACATATCGACGCAGCGGGCAACGCCGTCATGGTGGACGTGGGGGAAAAGCCTGCCACCCGGCGCACCGCCGTGGCGGAGGGGTTCATCACCATGTCCCCCGACTGTTTTGCCGCCATCGCCGCCGGGCGCGCCAAAAAAGGCGACGTGCTGGGGGTGGCCCAGGTGGCGGGCATCATGGCCACCAAGCACACGGCAGATTTGATTCCCCTCTGCCACCGGCTGAACCTGACGAAAAGCGCCGTGACCTTTGACCTCCTCGAAGACCGGCACGCCATCCGGGCGGAGTGTACCGTCCAGTGTGTAGGCCCCACCGGCGTGGAGATGGAAGCCCTGACCGGGGTATCCACGGCGCTGCTCACCGTCTACGACATGGCCAAGGCGCTGGACCGCTCCATGCACATCGACGGCATCCGCCTTTTGGAAAAATCCGGCGGCAAGAGCGGGCACTACCAGGCGGAGGTCGCCCCATGA
- the moaA gene encoding GTP 3',8-cyclase MoaA, with translation MTDRYGRTIRYLRISLTDRCNLRCRYCMPAEGVPLRPHGEILRYEEIVEIAKAALALGIDTFKLTGGEPLVRREVPALVAALKALPGTRQVTLTTNGLLLGAQLDALLAAGLDAVNVSLDTLDDEEYHALTRRDFPVATVLDNLRRAARQLPVKVNAVLLSETADQWIPLAGLAADPGVDVRFIEEMPIGKGEAAPELTADRVLAVLRSRWPDLAPCGEKRGNGPAHYYRAAGLSGRIGFIDAVSHRFCANCDRLRLTCTGILRPCLCYDDGIDLRALVRSGAGPEALQQAIRQAIAEKPEAHCFGAGHGSEQTMNRIGG, from the coding sequence ATGACCGACCGGTACGGGCGCACCATCCGCTATCTGCGCATCTCCCTCACCGACCGGTGCAACCTGCGCTGCCGCTACTGTATGCCCGCCGAGGGGGTGCCCCTGCGCCCTCACGGGGAGATCCTGCGCTACGAGGAGATCGTGGAGATCGCCAAAGCGGCGCTGGCCCTGGGCATCGACACCTTCAAGCTCACGGGGGGCGAACCCCTGGTGCGGCGGGAGGTGCCCGCCCTGGTGGCGGCGCTGAAAGCCCTGCCCGGCACCCGGCAGGTGACGCTGACCACCAACGGGCTTTTGCTGGGGGCCCAGCTGGACGCGCTGCTGGCTGCCGGGCTGGACGCCGTGAACGTGAGCCTGGACACCCTGGATGACGAGGAGTACCACGCCCTGACCCGGCGGGATTTCCCGGTGGCTACCGTGCTGGACAACCTGCGGCGCGCGGCCCGGCAGCTGCCGGTGAAGGTCAACGCCGTGCTGCTGTCCGAGACCGCCGACCAGTGGATCCCCCTGGCGGGCCTTGCCGCCGACCCGGGGGTGGATGTGCGGTTCATCGAGGAGATGCCCATCGGCAAGGGGGAGGCCGCCCCGGAGCTGACGGCGGACCGGGTGCTGGCGGTGCTGCGCAGCCGCTGGCCCGACCTTGCCCCCTGCGGCGAAAAACGGGGCAACGGCCCCGCCCACTATTACCGGGCGGCGGGGCTTAGCGGGCGCATCGGCTTCATCGACGCGGTGAGCCACCGCTTCTGCGCAAACTGTGACCGGCTGCGGCTGACCTGCACCGGGATCTTACGTCCCTGCCTTTGCTATGATGACGGCATCGACCTGCGGGCACTGGTGCGCAGCGGCGCCGGGCCGGAGGCGCTGCAGCAGGCCATCCGGCAGGCCATTGCCGAAAAGCCCGAGGCACACTGTTTTGGAGCGGGCCACGGCAGCGAACAGACGATGAACAGGATCGGAGGATAA
- a CDS encoding MOSC domain-containing protein, with translation MEGMVRAVCLSKARGTEKVNVGRGELQADWGLAGDAHAGHWHRQVSLLSADKIAAFNAKGANVQPGAFGENLVVEGLDFRALPVGTRLRCGKALLEITQIGKECHSHCAIYHRVGDCIMPREGVFAKVLESGPVAVGDVMTVEARPEPLPFQAAVITLSDRCAAGQREDKSGPAIVERLKQNGYEVIETLLLPDGRPALEKELRRLCDQRRPDLILTTGGTGFSPRDVTPEATLAVAERQAPGIAEAIRAASLRITPRAMLGRGVSVIRGKTLIINLPGSPKACHESMDVFLDQMPHALTLLRGAVTDCAASAPAQTV, from the coding sequence ATGGAAGGAATGGTACGGGCGGTCTGCCTGAGCAAAGCCCGGGGCACCGAGAAAGTGAACGTGGGCCGCGGCGAACTGCAGGCCGACTGGGGCCTTGCGGGGGATGCCCACGCGGGGCACTGGCACCGGCAGGTAAGCCTGCTCAGCGCCGACAAGATCGCGGCCTTCAATGCCAAAGGTGCCAACGTGCAGCCCGGAGCTTTCGGGGAGAATCTCGTGGTGGAGGGGCTGGACTTCCGCGCCCTGCCGGTGGGCACCCGGCTGCGGTGCGGCAAGGCCCTGTTGGAGATCACCCAGATCGGCAAGGAGTGCCACAGCCACTGCGCCATCTACCACCGGGTGGGGGACTGCATCATGCCCCGGGAGGGCGTCTTTGCCAAGGTGCTGGAGAGCGGCCCGGTGGCGGTGGGCGACGTGATGACGGTGGAAGCCCGCCCCGAACCGCTGCCCTTTCAGGCGGCGGTGATCACCCTCTCCGACCGGTGCGCGGCGGGACAGCGGGAGGACAAGAGCGGCCCCGCCATCGTGGAGCGCCTGAAGCAGAACGGCTATGAGGTCATTGAAACACTGCTGCTCCCCGACGGCCGCCCGGCCCTGGAAAAGGAGCTGCGGCGGCTCTGCGACCAGCGGCGGCCCGACCTGATTTTAACCACCGGCGGCACCGGTTTTTCCCCCCGGGACGTGACCCCCGAGGCCACTCTGGCCGTGGCGGAGCGCCAGGCCCCCGGCATCGCCGAGGCCATCCGGGCAGCCAGCCTGCGCATCACGCCCCGGGCCATGCTGGGGCGGGGGGTGTCGGTGATCCGGGGCAAGACCCTCATCATCAACCTGCCGGGCAGTCCCAAGGCCTGCCACGAGAGCATGGACGTCTTTCTGGACCAGATGCCCCACGCCCTGACCCTGTTGCGGGGCGCCGTGACGGATTGCGCGGCGTCTGCGCCGGCGCAGACCGTTTAA
- the modA gene encoding molybdate ABC transporter substrate-binding protein, whose translation MKKILAAALAALLVLSLAGCGTPAPASSAATADTAGEPVELVVFAAASLTETLTEIAGDYEAAHPGVTLTFNFDSSGTLKTQVEEGAACDVFLSAAEKQMDELEALGAVDTDTRLDLLENRVSLCVPEGNPADIQSFDDLAQRLTAGDILLAMGNSDVPVGQYTQKILAHYGLDEATLAAAGVLTYGTNVKEVTAQIAEASVDCGIVYATDACSAGLTVVDTATAELCGQVLYPAAVLSGSAHPEEARAFLAYLSTPEAMAVFRSVGFSAA comes from the coding sequence ATGAAAAAGATTCTTGCCGCGGCGCTGGCCGCGCTGTTGGTCCTCTCCCTGGCCGGGTGCGGCACTCCGGCCCCGGCTTCGTCGGCCGCTACGGCGGACACCGCCGGGGAGCCGGTGGAGCTGGTGGTCTTTGCGGCGGCCTCCCTCACCGAGACCCTCACCGAGATCGCCGGGGACTACGAGGCCGCTCATCCCGGCGTGACGCTGACCTTCAACTTTGATTCCTCCGGCACCCTGAAGACCCAGGTGGAGGAGGGCGCTGCCTGCGACGTCTTTCTCTCGGCGGCGGAAAAGCAGATGGACGAACTGGAAGCCCTGGGCGCCGTGGACACCGACACCCGGCTGGACCTGCTGGAAAACCGGGTGAGCCTCTGCGTGCCCGAGGGCAATCCCGCGGACATCCAGAGCTTTGACGACCTGGCCCAGCGGCTCACCGCCGGGGACATCCTGCTGGCCATGGGCAACAGCGACGTGCCGGTGGGCCAGTACACCCAGAAGATCCTGGCCCACTACGGCCTGGACGAGGCCACCCTGGCGGCGGCCGGGGTGCTGACCTACGGCACCAACGTGAAGGAGGTCACCGCCCAGATCGCCGAGGCCAGCGTGGACTGCGGCATCGTCTACGCCACCGACGCCTGCAGCGCCGGTCTCACCGTGGTGGACACCGCCACCGCCGAACTCTGCGGCCAGGTGCTCTACCCCGCCGCCGTGCTGAGCGGCAGCGCCCACCCCGAGGAGGCCCGGGCTTTCCTTGCCTATCTCTCCACCCCCGAGGCCATGGCCGTCTTCCGGTCGGTGGGCTTCTCCGCCGCCTGA